One stretch of Miscanthus floridulus cultivar M001 chromosome 18, ASM1932011v1, whole genome shotgun sequence DNA includes these proteins:
- the LOC136521861 gene encoding uncharacterized protein isoform X1: protein MFLFLEELPNTTPLEESIPDSAPTVPHETIGSSSSTSTSTCQKPVAAAADSTYAPGLQEPDGPSLDEFLDNSSGQKLVEGVVSSLEKLHDTSTSYEESNIADPQTMTQNTIDGSLRTLPSRSEKFVAGAADSTSILTLQEPDVSSSDEYLDSSSEELITASPRTVPLNTIDDSPPTLGPNILIYYPANSFEVFYIRIDRTGSIWIYPNVGGPFQSIDETENAIISFLDLWQCETRISTTKGGPNSLSSENTCSEKWHLAQAILDQFNDQSNLFGVCLLCLLSLSLSLSLCLSVSLSLSHATVFSSYTRILHMNWKIF, encoded by the exons ATGTTTTTGTTCTTGGAGGAGTTGCCCAACACCACGCCATTAGAAGAGTCGATCCCTGACAGTGCACCAACAGTGCCACATGAAACCATTGGGAGCTCATCCAGCACTTCCACATCCACTTGTCAGAAGCCTGTGGCAGCTGCTGCTGATTCCACATATGCTCCAGGTCTGCAGGAGCCAGATGGTCCATCCTTGGATGAGTTTCTTGACAATTCATCTGGGCAGAAGCTTGTAGAAGGTGTTGTTTCATCTTTGGAGAAGTTGCACGACACTAGCACATCATATGAAGAATCAAACATCGCTGACCCGCAGACAATGACGCAGAACACCATTGATGGCTCATTGAGAACATTACCCTCCAGGTCTGAAAAGTTTGTGGCGGGTGCTGCTGACTCCACATCTATACTAACTCTGCAAGAGCCAGATGTTTCCTCATCGGACGAGTATCTTGACAGTTCATCAGAAGAGTTGATCACTGCCAGTCCACGGACAGTGCCGCTTAACACCATTGACGACTCTCCACCAACTCTTGGGCCTAACATTTTGATCTACTATCCTGCAAACTCATTTGAGGTGTTCTACATTAGGATTGACAGGACGGGGTCTATCTGGATATaccctaatgtgggtggaccgtTTCAGAGCATAGATGAAACTGAAAATGCTATCATTAGCTTCCTTGATTTATGGCAGTGTGAAACAAG GATTAGTACAACAAAGGGAGGTCCTAATTCGTTAAGTAGTGAGAATACCTGTAGTGAGAAGTGGCACTTGGCTCAAGCTATACTGGACCAGTTTAATGACCAAAGCAATCTTTTCGGTGTCTGTCTCCTCTGTCTCTTGTCTCTGTCTCTGTCtctgtctctctgtctctctgtctctctgtctctctctcatgCTACAGTTTTCTCTTCTTATACTAGAATCTTGCACATGAACTGGAAGATCTTTTGA
- the LOC136521861 gene encoding uncharacterized protein isoform X2, whose translation MFLFLEELPNTTPLEESIPDSAPTVPHETIGSSSSTSTSTCQKPVAAAADSTYAPGLQEPDGPSLDEFLDNSSGQKLVEGVVSSLEKLHDTSTSYEESNIADPQTMTQNTIDGSLRTLPSRSEKFVAGAADSTSILTLQEPDVSSSDEYLDSSSEELITASPRTVPLNTIDDSPPTLGPNILIYYPANSFEVFYIRIDRTGSIWIYPNVGGPFQSIDETENAIISFLDLWQCETRTVNMNIYIKMRMKRMKRKSLRYGKRRVSFKPGSWQPPT comes from the exons ATGTTTTTGTTCTTGGAGGAGTTGCCCAACACCACGCCATTAGAAGAGTCGATCCCTGACAGTGCACCAACAGTGCCACATGAAACCATTGGGAGCTCATCCAGCACTTCCACATCCACTTGTCAGAAGCCTGTGGCAGCTGCTGCTGATTCCACATATGCTCCAGGTCTGCAGGAGCCAGATGGTCCATCCTTGGATGAGTTTCTTGACAATTCATCTGGGCAGAAGCTTGTAGAAGGTGTTGTTTCATCTTTGGAGAAGTTGCACGACACTAGCACATCATATGAAGAATCAAACATCGCTGACCCGCAGACAATGACGCAGAACACCATTGATGGCTCATTGAGAACATTACCCTCCAGGTCTGAAAAGTTTGTGGCGGGTGCTGCTGACTCCACATCTATACTAACTCTGCAAGAGCCAGATGTTTCCTCATCGGACGAGTATCTTGACAGTTCATCAGAAGAGTTGATCACTGCCAGTCCACGGACAGTGCCGCTTAACACCATTGACGACTCTCCACCAACTCTTGGGCCTAACATTTTGATCTACTATCCTGCAAACTCATTTGAGGTGTTCTACATTAGGATTGACAGGACGGGGTCTATCTGGATATaccctaatgtgggtggaccgtTTCAGAGCATAGATGAAACTGAAAATGCTATCATTAGCTTCCTTGATTTATGGCAGTGTGAAACAAG GACGGTTAATATGAATATCTATATAAAGATGAGGATGAAGAGGATGAAGAGGAAGAGTTTGAG GTATGGTAAACGACGGGTGTCTTTCAAGCCAGGGTCATGGCAGCCACCAACATGA
- the LOC136521861 gene encoding uncharacterized protein isoform X3, translating into MFLFLEELPNTTPLEESIPDSAPTVPHETIGSSSSTSTSTCQKPVAAAADSTYAPGLQEPDGPSLDEFLDNSSGQKLVEGVVSSLEKLHDTSTSYEESNIADPQTMTQNTIDGSLRTLPSRSEKFVAGAADSTSILTLQEPDVSSSDEYLDSSSEELITASPRTVPLNTIDDSPPTLGPNILIYYPANSFEVFYIRIDRTGSIWIYPNVGGPFQSIDETENAIISFLDLWQCETRILHMNWKIF; encoded by the exons ATGTTTTTGTTCTTGGAGGAGTTGCCCAACACCACGCCATTAGAAGAGTCGATCCCTGACAGTGCACCAACAGTGCCACATGAAACCATTGGGAGCTCATCCAGCACTTCCACATCCACTTGTCAGAAGCCTGTGGCAGCTGCTGCTGATTCCACATATGCTCCAGGTCTGCAGGAGCCAGATGGTCCATCCTTGGATGAGTTTCTTGACAATTCATCTGGGCAGAAGCTTGTAGAAGGTGTTGTTTCATCTTTGGAGAAGTTGCACGACACTAGCACATCATATGAAGAATCAAACATCGCTGACCCGCAGACAATGACGCAGAACACCATTGATGGCTCATTGAGAACATTACCCTCCAGGTCTGAAAAGTTTGTGGCGGGTGCTGCTGACTCCACATCTATACTAACTCTGCAAGAGCCAGATGTTTCCTCATCGGACGAGTATCTTGACAGTTCATCAGAAGAGTTGATCACTGCCAGTCCACGGACAGTGCCGCTTAACACCATTGACGACTCTCCACCAACTCTTGGGCCTAACATTTTGATCTACTATCCTGCAAACTCATTTGAGGTGTTCTACATTAGGATTGACAGGACGGGGTCTATCTGGATATaccctaatgtgggtggaccgtTTCAGAGCATAGATGAAACTGAAAATGCTATCATTAGCTTCCTTGATTTATGGCAGTGTGAAACAAG AATCTTGCACATGAACTGGAAGATCTTTTGA